CAACTGACGTTTGAAGGCAACATCCGTAGCGCCACCAGTGGCACCATCACCCTGGAACGAGAGGGAGTGGGCTCGACACAGATTCCAATTCAGGACTACCTGGACCAAGGGGCCGCCGCTCTGGAAACAGCCATCGAAGCTCTTGGCGTTTCCAGCGATCAATACCAGTTGCGACGATTCGACAACCGCGTGCTGTTTGACGGCCAGCCGGATGATGTCGACCCGACCAACCAGACTTGGGAAATCCGTTACGACATCAATCAGTTTGCCAACCAAGATGTGCCCAACATTTCGGTTTCGACCACCATGTCGGGCGGACAAGAAGTCATCGCTGGACTGGACATCGATGTCCGCGCCGCTAGCACCGCAACGCCGCCGATCGACGGCTCCGGTGCCATCAACGGCGATGCCGCAGGTGACAACGTTGACACCCGAAGCAATACCGTTCCGTTCGCTCGGCAGTTTGGAACCTTCGGCGACGAAATCTACGGCAGCCTGAAATACGGCACCTTCGACCAGACCACCGGCGCCTTTGACGAAATTGGTGTTGCGGGCCCGAACAGCGTGCTGGGCTCAGTGGGAGAAAGCAGCCTGTTCGAACCGTTTGACACCTTCAGCATCCCCGTGACCATTACCCAGCCGGTGACCGGCTTGGTAGTCACGATGACCAAGGGCGAAGACGACGAAGCGATCCTGTTGCTGGGACGTGACGAGAAAGTTCCGAACGACTTGGTGTTCGTCAACGAATCTCAAAGCCAGATCATTATCAATGCGACGGGCGATGCGATCGGTGTGACCGCCGGCGATACCTCAGAGTCGCTGGACGAAGACACACCGATCACGATCGACTTGGCAGCGTTGACCACCGTCAACAGCGGCGACACACCGACCTTCAGCCTGACCACCAACGGTTCGCTCGGCAACGCCACGATCAACGGCAGCACGCTGACCTACACTCCGAACGCCGATGTCTTCGGCGGCGACACCCTTGTCTACACGGCGACCAACAACGCCGGCAGTGACTCGGGAACCATTTCGCTGACGATCAACTCGGTCAACGACGAGCCGGTCGCCGGAGACGATTCGGCCACGCTGGATCAAGACACCAACGTCACGATCGATGTGTTGGCCAACGACAGCGCCGGTCCCGCCAACGAGAACCAAACGCTTAGCATCACATCGATTTCGACGGCACCGGCCAATGGATCGGCACAGATCAGCAACGGCCAGGTCGTCTACACTCCCAACGCCGGATTCTTCGGCAGCGATAGCTTCGAATACAGCGTGACCGACGGTATCGATTCGACGACCGCGACGGTCACGATCACCGTCAACGAAGTGAACACCGGATTGGTGGCCGCCGATGGCACCCTGACCACCACCGAAGACGCCATGGCGGCGGTGACGATCGACCTGGAAACGTTGGTGTCGATCAACTCCGGTGGCGACGCGACGATCTCGATTGCGACCGGGGCCAGCCGCGGAACGGCGACCTTGAACGGAACCATTCTGTCCTACGTCCCGAGCGAGGACGAATTCGGTACCGACACGATTACCTACCAAGCGACGAATAATGATGGAACCGATACCGGGACCATCACCGTCACGATCGATCCGGTCAACGACGAACCGATTGCCAACGACGATACCGCGTCGGGTGACGAAGACACCGCAATCGTGATCGACGTGCTGGGCAATGACGCCGCCGGCCCGGCCAACGAAACCGAGGCGATCGAAGTCACCGCCGTGACCGATGGTGCCAACGGAACCACCTCGATCAATGCCAACGGCACGATCACCTACATCCCGAACACCGACTTCAACGGCACTGATAGCTTCACCTACACGATCAGCGATGGTGAACTGACCGCGACAGCAACCGTGAACGTGACCGTCAATGCGGTCAATGATCCGCCGGTCGCCGTCGATGACACCGCGACCGTGGACGAAGATTCCAGCGTCGTGATCAGTGTCTTGGATAACGACGATGACGGAGCCACCAACGAGTCCGACACGCTGTCGATCACCGCTGTCGGCACCCCGTCCAACGGTACCGCCGTCGACAACGGTGACGGCACGATCACCTACACCCCAGCCGCCGACTTCTTCGGTTCGGATAATTTCACCTACACCATCACCGACGGAACCGATACCGATACGGCAACGGTCACGGTGACCGTCAATCCGGTCAACGATGGACCGGTTGCGACCGACGACACGGCCCTGACCGAACAAGATACAGCAGTCACGATCGACGTCCTGGCCAACGACAGCGCCGGACCGGCCAACGAAGGCGATTCGCTGACCATCACCGGAATCGCCTCGGGGCCGAGCAACGGGACGGCACAGGTTTCCGGAAATCAGATCGTCTACACGCCGAACACCGACTACTTCGGCTCCGACAGCCTGACCTACACCGTCACCGATGGAACCGACACGGCCACCGCGACGGTCAACATCACCGTCACTGACGTCTTGGATCCGCCGACCGCCGTCAACGGAACGCTCGATGCGGTCGAAGACGCGGGAACAGTCACGCTGGACTTGGCCACCTTGGTCACGGTGGAAACCGGCGACACTTTCAGCATCACGCTCAATGGGTCTCCCGCGCGTGGCACGGCAACATTGAACGGAACCGTGTTGAACTACACACCGGCCCCCGATGAATTCGGCACAGACTCGGTCAGCTTCACGGCCACCAATTCGACCGGCAGCGACACCGCGACGGTCGCCATCAATATCGAAGCCGTCAACGACCCACCGATTGCGGATCCTGAGACCGAAAACGTCAGCGCCACGCAAAACACGTCGGTGACGTTCAACGTCCTGGCCGGTGCATCATCCGGTGCGGAAAACGAAAACGATACGCTCAGCATCGTCAGCGTCAGCACCCCAGCCAACGGCACCGCGGTGGACAATGGCGACGGCACGATCACGTACACACCCGACACTGACTTCGAAGGGAATGATTCCTTCACGTATGAACTTAGCGACGGTGAAAACACCATCACCGCGGAAGTCAACGTGGTCGTCCGTGTGTTCGGCCCGTCAACCGTCGAAGGTTTTGTCTTCTTTGACTTGGTCGACAACATCGTCGAATACAGCCAGGATCCGCTGAACGTCACCCCCATTCGAAACGGCGTCAAAGACACGTACGAAAACGGACTCGGCGGCGCGGAAGTCAAACTGGTTTCATCCGCGGCAAACAACATCCTTGGCGAAGACATCGAACTGGATGTACTGACCCGCCTGGACGGCAGCTTTAAGTTTGAAAATGTCGCGCCCGGCACCTACGAAGTGGTGTACGACGCACCGGGATCGATCATCGTCGGAACGACCATGTCCACGGGTTCGGCAACGCCGCTGACCAGCAGCACCATGGAAGTGCAAATCGATGATGAAGGTGACGAGGAAATCGCCGGCCTGAACTTCAGCCTGTACGGTGTCCGCAGCAGTGGCCTGGGATACTTGAACCTGTTGGCGACCAAGCACATCAACGAAAACGGTGCCATCAACGAACTCAGCGGTGGCGGCGTCGAAGGTGGTGTCGTTGCCCTTCATGAAGACGGCACTCAAGAGTTCTTCCAGCCCAACGAAGGATTTGACGACGTCGACTTTGCCGAACTGGTGCTGAACGACAGCCATGACGAAGCGTTGTTGACGATCATTCGAAATGGCGTCATCGAAACGGCTCGCCTGTCGCAGGATCACTTTGTGGTCAACGACGCGGGCACCGGTGTTCAATTCTTTGGATCGGTGGACGATTTTGACTTCGCCCCCGCCGACATCGATCTGCTGCGTGCAGAATTTGACCAATACCGCAACGCGATCGATGAAGTCCTGGCTGACTTGGGCAGCGACGTCTGATCCATCAAATGCACCGAATTCGTTTACGCAAGCCGTGGTTGAAAGCGACCACGGCTTCTTTCATGAATGACCAACCCTTGGACGTCGACGCGATCAAATCCGACGTTCCGGACACCGATACGTCGTTGTTGCCTCCCGGTGCCGATGGGTTCTTGGTCTATCAACGAACGTTCAATCGGCCGACCGGCATCGGCGATGCCACACGTGTCCATCTTCAAATCGACAGTTGGGCCGGGCATCTGGCGTGGGTCGACCTGAACGGCGATGCACTCGCTCGTGACCTTCCGCAAAGCCGCGGCCCGCTGCGGATCGATGTCACACCTTCACTGCAATCCGGCAATCGGTTGCGAATTGGACTGCGAGCGACCGATCAGCAGGCTCTTCTAAACGGTGAAGTCTGCCTGTTGATTGAAGACACCTCTTCCAATTCAGCCTGAATCAGATATCACGCTAACCGTTGACGCTTGGATCGATCCTCCGACGATAGACGCTGCTGTCGATCCATCCCAAAAAGTCGCGACGCTGCGAATGCTTCTGCCATCCGGCGCGCCACATTGCACCGGAGACGTCTGGCAATCGGCGCGTTTTCAATCCCGTCGCGTAACGAAAAAAGATGATCATCAGGTTGATCCACATCACCGCCCACCAGCGTGTCAGTCCGCCACGTGGCTCGATAAAATCAACCACGTACCAAACGCCATCGGATTGAACGCAACAACCAATCTGTCGCACAACGTCGTCCAATTCGTCATCCACAAAGCAGTCCAAGTGAAACGCGGTGACGACCACATCAAAACGCCTTTCAATCGGCAACTGCCTTGAATCTGCCTGGACGAAACGGACAACCGACCGGTTGTCCGTTGAAGCGTTTGAATCCTGCGACCACCCTGCCCCATCGATTCGCTTTCGCTGCAACAACAGCATCTGTCGACTGTAATCGACACTGACGACTTGCTCCGGTGCAAACCGCTGAAGAAATGCTTCCAGCAAACGCCCGTCACCGTCACCGACGAACAGCACCGCGTTTGGACTGGCTGGCAGGTCATCCAGCCCACGCTGCCTGGCACGTTGCAACCGGCCACCAAAACGACTCCATTCCACCCAGCGATACCATTTGGCCAGCCGATCATAACCATCGGGTTGCTTCATCGGACATGCATCCACGATCGATACAGCAGTTGTGTGCCGACCACCAACATCGGCGGCACGATCAACGCGGGGTCAGCCAGCAAAGCGAACCGTGAAGCTTTCCCCGGCGTCACGCATTGCATTCGGTAGACCAGACCCGACAACGCAAAGCATGATGCGACCACCGCCGCCCCCAGCGTCCATGCCAACCACTCGGTCGCCAGCCCCCACACTGACAACGCCACCAAGCCGATCGTCCATACGTACAGAAAGCGATCATGGATGTGGCCCGCTGACACGGATTCATCGCCGACCCGCAACAGCCACACGCTTTCCGACCTGGAAACAATCCAGCAGTTCAGTGTGAACAGGCCGGCCAGCAAAACACCAACGGAAACTCCCCTGCCCCCGTTCATCATGCCTGCGTTTGTGGCGTATGCCCCGACGACACCGGCGGCAAACAGGACTCCGACGATCGGTTCCTTCCATTGCATTGCCGACCGGCGACGAAAGGCATGAACCCACAACAAGTACAGGCCAACAGCCAGTGCCAGAACGACGCCAAACAATTGCACCGCCGAGGGCAAATAGATGGTCGCCACCACCGCATCGATGCCAAACACCGTCGTCCACACAATCAGCAACAACCGCCAGTTTCGACGCGAAAATCGATGCCTGGCCGTACGCACGGCGGCCCCGCTGCGGAATGAATCCAACAGCCGATCGCCGCAATAGATCAACCAAACGGTCATCGCCAGAACCGAGCCCGTCGCGATATCCTTGCGATTTGCTACGCTAAAAATGTTCGCACTGTGGTCATTCTCGCACGTCAGCACGACGAACCAGACGACTGCCACGATCGGTGCATCCAAACTGGTGACGTTCAACACAAGAATCAGCCGCCACAGCCCGCGCGCTCGACTCGGCCATACTGATTTCAAAAACGCCACTTTTCCCCGATCAGATGTTTCATTGAAAACTGATGGCCAAACTGTATTTCTATTATTCGGCAATGAATGCCGGCAAGTCGACCATGCTGCTGCAGTCAGCCTACAACTATCGGGAACGGGGTATGACGCCGGTCATTTTGTCTCCCGAGATCGACACCCGCGAAGGACGGTCCACCGTT
The Crateriforma spongiae DNA segment above includes these coding regions:
- a CDS encoding Ig-like domain-containing protein, encoding MKNLSDLLRRTGWMARAPRRANAPKRRRSKAMGGSYADRQLRSETLEKRNLLAGDIGLASDYAFAHNYWHAADVDNNQQLTASDALRVINLLNRSGGAVEVTHAGQIDSYADVNADGMVSASDALLVINSLNRGEGAGELVELFANATIEGDDVLPGLPSEQILTDASNREINVEVGEIFYLQVSYSDLRTAGDDIGAFQVRTDFEVDRPGFLIPVLSETQQLTFEGNIRSATSGTITLEREGVGSTQIPIQDYLDQGAAALETAIEALGVSSDQYQLRRFDNRVLFDGQPDDVDPTNQTWEIRYDINQFANQDVPNISVSTTMSGGQEVIAGLDIDVRAASTATPPIDGSGAINGDAAGDNVDTRSNTVPFARQFGTFGDEIYGSLKYGTFDQTTGAFDEIGVAGPNSVLGSVGESSLFEPFDTFSIPVTITQPVTGLVVTMTKGEDDEAILLLGRDEKVPNDLVFVNESQSQIIINATGDAIGVTAGDTSESLDEDTPITIDLAALTTVNSGDTPTFSLTTNGSLGNATINGSTLTYTPNADVFGGDTLVYTATNNAGSDSGTISLTINSVNDEPVAGDDSATLDQDTNVTIDVLANDSAGPANENQTLSITSISTAPANGSAQISNGQVVYTPNAGFFGSDSFEYSVTDGIDSTTATVTITVNEVNTGLVAADGTLTTTEDAMAAVTIDLETLVSINSGGDATISIATGASRGTATLNGTILSYVPSEDEFGTDTITYQATNNDGTDTGTITVTIDPVNDEPIANDDTASGDEDTAIVIDVLGNDAAGPANETEAIEVTAVTDGANGTTSINANGTITYIPNTDFNGTDSFTYTISDGELTATATVNVTVNAVNDPPVAVDDTATVDEDSSVVISVLDNDDDGATNESDTLSITAVGTPSNGTAVDNGDGTITYTPAADFFGSDNFTYTITDGTDTDTATVTVTVNPVNDGPVATDDTALTEQDTAVTIDVLANDSAGPANEGDSLTITGIASGPSNGTAQVSGNQIVYTPNTDYFGSDSLTYTVTDGTDTATATVNITVTDVLDPPTAVNGTLDAVEDAGTVTLDLATLVTVETGDTFSITLNGSPARGTATLNGTVLNYTPAPDEFGTDSVSFTATNSTGSDTATVAINIEAVNDPPIADPETENVSATQNTSVTFNVLAGASSGAENENDTLSIVSVSTPANGTAVDNGDGTITYTPDTDFEGNDSFTYELSDGENTITAEVNVVVRVFGPSTVEGFVFFDLVDNIVEYSQDPLNVTPIRNGVKDTYENGLGGAEVKLVSSAANNILGEDIELDVLTRLDGSFKFENVAPGTYEVVYDAPGSIIVGTTMSTGSATPLTSSTMEVQIDDEGDEEIAGLNFSLYGVRSSGLGYLNLLATKHINENGAINELSGGGVEGGVVALHEDGTQEFFQPNEGFDDVDFAELVLNDSHDEALLTIIRNGVIETARLSQDHFVVNDAGTGVQFFGSVDDFDFAPADIDLLRAEFDQYRNAIDEVLADLGSDV
- a CDS encoding class I SAM-dependent methyltransferase, which translates into the protein MKQPDGYDRLAKWYRWVEWSRFGGRLQRARQRGLDDLPASPNAVLFVGDGDGRLLEAFLQRFAPEQVVSVDYSRQMLLLQRKRIDGAGWSQDSNASTDNRSVVRFVQADSRQLPIERRFDVVVTAFHLDCFVDDELDDVVRQIGCCVQSDGVWYVVDFIEPRGGLTRWWAVMWINLMIIFFRYATGLKTRRLPDVSGAMWRAGWQKHSQRRDFLGWIDSSVYRRRIDPSVNG